Proteins from a single region of Thunnus albacares chromosome 14, fThuAlb1.1, whole genome shotgun sequence:
- the atoh7 gene encoding protein atonal homolog 7, whose protein sequence is MKSRRPSCSDSGSESSEMDSKSPEKYETATRRRMAANARERKRMQGLNTAFDRLRKVVPQWGQDKKLSKYETLQMALSYIMALNRILTDPRRHNAPHRQWLDLQFDCAQPDNYPCLMRYDSPTEQEYIHSSFSYQFDGHQVHA, encoded by the coding sequence ATGAAGTCCCGTCGACCCAGCTGCAGTGACTCTGGATCTGAGTCCTCAGAGATGGACTCCAAGAGTCCAGAGAAATATGAGACTGCCACACGACGAAGGATGGCTGCAAACgccagagagaggaagaggatgcagGGTTTGAACACAGCATTTGATCGCTTACGCAAAGTTGTTCCCCAGTGGGGCCAAGACAAAAAACTGTCTAAGTATGAAACCCTGCAGATGGCCCTCAGCTACATCATGGCCCTCAACCGGATCCTGACAGACCCCAGGAGGCACAACGCTCCTCACAGACAGTGGCTAGACCTGCAGTTTGACTGTGCGCAGCCTGATAACTACCCCTGCCTCATGAGGTACGACTCTCCTACTGAACAGGAGTATATTCACTCGTCGTTCTCATACCAGTTCGATGGCCATCAAGTCCACGCATAA